The Asterias amurensis chromosome 21, ASM3211899v1 genome has a segment encoding these proteins:
- the LOC139953032 gene encoding uncharacterized protein, with amino-acid sequence MPIARVSDAQRTIRKLVPFRGDHDEFVDLVKTKFQIDKDQDVYFVDDKDGAGIDADVINDVLQSDQGITMMVLKEGEEWGSL; translated from the exons ATGCCTATAGCAAGAGTGAGTGACGCTCAAAGGACCATCCGGAAGTTAGTCCCATTCAGGGGGGACCACGACGAGTTTGTGGATCTTG taaaaacaaaatttcaaatagaTAAAGATcaagatgtttattttgttgatgacaAAGATGGTGCCGGCATTGATGCTGATGTCATAAATGATGTTCTCCAATCAGATCAGGGGATAACGATGATGGTGCTAAAGGAAGGGGAGGAGTGGGG CTCCCTGTAG